A stretch of the Nitratireductor thuwali genome encodes the following:
- the ribH gene encoding 6,7-dimethyl-8-ribityllumazine synthase: protein MAKDAGLRLLIVEARFYDHLSDGLLEGAKAGLEQAGAAYDVITVPGALEIPGVVAMAEQAAARGASRYDGYVALGCVIRGETYHFDIVANESSRGLTDLAVRHGLAIGNGILTVENEAQALARIESSEGSGEGAGKGRFAAEAALRMIEIREKLGA, encoded by the coding sequence ATGGCGAAAGATGCAGGACTGCGCCTCCTTATTGTCGAGGCGCGCTTTTACGACCACTTGTCCGATGGTCTTCTGGAAGGCGCAAAGGCCGGGCTCGAGCAGGCCGGCGCTGCGTACGACGTGATAACCGTTCCCGGCGCGCTGGAGATCCCTGGCGTGGTCGCCATGGCGGAGCAGGCCGCCGCCAGGGGCGCAAGCCGTTATGACGGCTATGTGGCGCTCGGCTGCGTGATTCGCGGCGAGACCTACCATTTCGATATCGTCGCCAACGAATCGAGCCGTGGCCTGACCGATCTGGCCGTGCGCCACGGTCTTGCCATCGGAAACGGCATCCTCACCGTCGAGAACGAGGCCCAGGCGCTCGCCCGCATCGAAAGCAGCGAAGGCTCGGGCGAGGGGGCCGGCAAAGGTCGGTTCGCCGCCGAGGCCGCGCTACGCATGATAGAAATCAGAGAAAAACTTGGAGCCTGA
- the glyA gene encoding serine hydroxymethyltransferase yields MAQASAASVETEAFFSRPLEEADIDIFNAIRSELGRQRHEIELIASENIVSRAVLEAQGTVLTNKYAEGYPGKRYYGGCEFVDIVEELAIGRAKQLFGCQFANVQPNSGSQMNQAVFLALLQPGDTFMGLDLNSGGHLTHGSPVNMSGKWFNVVSYGVREDDHLIDMDEVERLAHEKKPKLILAGGTAYSRIWDWKRFREIADAVGAYLMVDMAHIAGLVAGGAHPSPLPHAHVVTTTTHKSLRGPRGGMILTNDEAMAKKMNSAVFPGLQGGPLMHVIAAKAVALGEALQPDFKEYAHQVVANARALAASLKETGLNIVSDGTDNHLMLVDLRPKNATGKRAEAALGRANITCNKNGIPFDPEKPFVTSGIRLGTPAGTTRGFGVAEFGQIGQLIAEVLDGLKAANSDEGNLSVEAAVKEKVIALTDRFPLYPYLG; encoded by the coding sequence ATGGCACAAGCGTCCGCAGCATCGGTAGAAACCGAAGCCTTTTTCTCAAGGCCGCTCGAGGAAGCCGACATCGATATCTTCAACGCGATTCGCAGCGAGCTCGGGCGCCAGCGCCACGAGATCGAACTGATCGCCTCGGAGAATATCGTTTCCCGTGCCGTCCTCGAAGCTCAAGGCACGGTGCTGACGAACAAATATGCCGAAGGCTATCCCGGCAAACGCTACTATGGCGGCTGCGAATTCGTGGACATCGTCGAGGAATTGGCCATCGGGCGTGCCAAGCAGCTCTTCGGCTGCCAGTTCGCCAATGTGCAGCCGAATTCCGGGAGCCAAATGAACCAGGCCGTGTTCCTGGCGCTTTTGCAGCCGGGCGACACCTTCATGGGCCTCGACCTGAACTCCGGCGGGCACCTGACCCATGGCTCGCCCGTCAACATGTCCGGCAAGTGGTTCAACGTCGTCTCCTACGGGGTGCGCGAGGACGACCATCTCATCGACATGGACGAGGTGGAGCGGCTTGCGCATGAGAAGAAGCCGAAACTGATCCTGGCCGGCGGCACGGCCTATTCGCGCATCTGGGACTGGAAGCGTTTCCGCGAGATCGCCGACGCCGTCGGCGCTTATCTGATGGTCGATATGGCCCATATCGCGGGCCTCGTTGCCGGCGGCGCGCATCCCTCGCCGCTGCCGCACGCCCACGTCGTCACCACCACCACGCACAAATCCCTGCGCGGCCCGCGCGGCGGCATGATCCTCACCAATGACGAGGCGATGGCCAAGAAGATGAATTCGGCTGTCTTCCCCGGTCTCCAGGGCGGACCGCTGATGCACGTCATCGCCGCCAAGGCCGTTGCGCTCGGCGAGGCGCTGCAGCCCGATTTCAAGGAGTACGCCCATCAGGTGGTCGCCAATGCGCGGGCTCTGGCGGCAAGCCTCAAGGAAACCGGACTGAACATCGTTTCGGATGGCACCGACAATCACCTCATGCTGGTGGACCTGCGGCCCAAGAACGCAACCGGAAAACGCGCCGAGGCGGCCCTTGGGCGCGCCAACATCACCTGCAACAAGAACGGCATTCCCTTCGACCCGGAAAAACCCTTCGTGACCTCCGGTATCCGGCTGGGCACGCCGGCCGGCACGACGCGCGGTTTCGGCGTGGCCGAATTCGGACAGATCGGCCAGCTGATCGCCGAAGTGCTGGACGGTCTCAAGGCCGCGAATTCCGACGAGGGAAACCTGTCGGTCGAAGCCGCGGTCAAGGAGAAGGTGATCGCGCTGACGGACCGGTTCCCACTCTACCCCTATCTGGGATAG
- the hemB gene encoding porphobilinogen synthase translates to MNRITRQQPQTSRTVDEITGGRRLRRMRKAGWSRRLVQENHLRVEDLIWPIFLIEGENRQEGVAAMPGVSRYSVDLAVKQAERAARLGIPAIATFPNIPLSRRDARGSAILDADNLINRASRAIKEAVPDLGIITDGALDPFTSHGHDGILKDGIVVNDETVEQIAQAAVLQAAAGADIIAPSDMMDGRIGAIRDALDAAGFQDVAIMSYATKFASAFYGPYREAIGTDGLLKGDKKTYYIDPANSDEALREAEQDLAEGADMLMVKPGLPYLDIVYRIKEAFGVPTYAYQVSGEYAMIKAAAANGWIDGELAMMESLLAFKRAGCDGILTYFAPEVAQRLHGSRT, encoded by the coding sequence GTGAACAGGATCACACGCCAACAGCCGCAGACGAGCCGTACCGTGGATGAGATCACCGGCGGACGGCGGCTTCGGCGCATGCGCAAGGCCGGCTGGTCGCGCCGTCTCGTGCAGGAAAACCATTTGCGCGTCGAGGACCTGATCTGGCCGATCTTCCTGATCGAGGGTGAGAACCGCCAGGAAGGCGTCGCCGCCATGCCGGGCGTCAGCCGCTATTCGGTCGACCTTGCCGTGAAGCAGGCAGAGCGCGCCGCGCGCCTTGGCATACCGGCGATCGCCACTTTTCCCAATATCCCGCTCTCGCGCCGCGATGCCCGTGGCAGCGCCATCCTCGACGCCGACAATCTGATCAACCGGGCAAGCCGGGCGATCAAGGAAGCGGTGCCGGACCTCGGCATCATCACCGACGGGGCGCTGGACCCCTTCACCAGCCACGGCCATGACGGCATCCTGAAGGACGGCATCGTCGTCAACGACGAGACCGTGGAGCAGATTGCGCAGGCGGCGGTGCTGCAGGCGGCGGCGGGCGCCGACATCATAGCGCCATCGGACATGATGGACGGTCGCATCGGCGCTATCCGAGATGCGCTCGATGCCGCCGGCTTTCAGGATGTGGCGATCATGTCCTACGCGACCAAATTCGCTTCCGCCTTTTACGGTCCCTATCGCGAGGCCATCGGCACGGACGGGCTGCTGAAGGGCGACAAGAAGACCTATTACATAGACCCGGCCAATTCCGACGAGGCCCTGCGCGAGGCCGAACAGGATCTGGCGGAAGGCGCGGACATGCTGATGGTCAAGCCCGGCCTGCCCTATCTCGACATTGTCTACCGGATCAAGGAGGCGTTCGGCGTACCCACCTACGCCTATCAGGTGTCGGGCGAGTATGCGATGATCAAGGCCGCCGCTGCCAATGGCTGGATCGACGGCGAGTTGGCGATGATGGAAAGCCTGCTGGCCTTCAAGCGCGCTGGCTGCGACGGTATCCTCACCTACTTTGCGCCGGAGGTAGCCCAGCGCCTGCACGGATCGCGTACTTGA
- a CDS encoding L,D-transpeptidase family protein, whose protein sequence is MKTSRRMFIRGAGAAGALTFAGSAKAQNALDAIFNSPRRGAWNDQFDAQSSASGGSVNSNQPILSPATVGYVERAIGDYSAIVAAGGWPVVPANKKLQLGVIDPDVEVLRRRLMISGDLSQRAGMSPAFDSYVDSALKRFQTRHGLPADGVTGRYTYSALNVSAPIRLGQLETNLVRLRAMMGDLGQRFVTVNIPAAEIEAVENGRVVLRHTAVVGKIDRQTPVLNSRIHEIILNPYWNAPVSIVRKDIIPYVRENPNYLAENNIRIIGPDGTEIDPLMVDWSTDEAANYRFRQDPGKINAMASVKINFPNPHAVYMHDTPQQQLFRDQERFHSSGCVRVQNVRDLVTWLLRDTPGWDRRTIETSIKTEEDKRIPVADPVPVYFTYISAWSTGDGVVHFRDDIYGRDGVEELQISTAL, encoded by the coding sequence ATGAAGACAAGCCGCCGTATGTTCATTCGCGGTGCGGGCGCGGCAGGTGCCTTGACGTTCGCCGGTTCTGCGAAGGCGCAGAACGCGCTCGACGCCATCTTCAATTCCCCGCGCCGCGGCGCCTGGAACGACCAGTTCGACGCTCAGTCCTCGGCGAGCGGCGGGTCCGTCAATTCCAACCAGCCGATTCTCAGCCCAGCGACCGTGGGCTATGTCGAGCGGGCCATTGGCGATTATTCCGCCATTGTCGCGGCGGGCGGCTGGCCGGTGGTCCCGGCGAACAAGAAGCTGCAACTCGGCGTCATCGATCCCGACGTTGAGGTTTTACGCCGCCGTCTGATGATCTCGGGCGACCTATCGCAGCGCGCCGGCATGTCGCCGGCCTTCGATTCCTATGTAGATTCCGCGCTCAAGCGCTTCCAGACACGCCACGGCCTGCCGGCCGACGGCGTGACCGGACGCTACACCTATTCGGCGCTCAACGTATCGGCGCCCATCCGCCTCGGCCAGCTCGAGACCAACCTGGTCCGCCTGCGGGCCATGATGGGCGATCTTGGGCAGCGTTTCGTCACCGTAAACATTCCCGCGGCCGAGATCGAAGCGGTCGAGAACGGCCGCGTCGTGCTGCGTCATACCGCCGTCGTGGGCAAGATCGACCGGCAGACGCCGGTTCTCAACTCGCGCATCCACGAGATCATTCTCAATCCCTATTGGAACGCGCCCGTCTCGATCGTCCGCAAGGACATCATCCCCTATGTGCGCGAGAATCCGAATTACCTTGCCGAGAACAATATCCGCATCATCGGCCCCGATGGCACCGAGATCGACCCGCTGATGGTCGACTGGTCGACCGACGAGGCCGCGAACTATCGTTTCAGGCAGGATCCCGGCAAGATCAACGCCATGGCCTCGGTGAAGATCAACTTCCCGAACCCCCATGCGGTCTACATGCACGACACGCCGCAGCAGCAGCTCTTCCGCGATCAGGAGCGTTTCCATTCTTCCGGCTGCGTGCGCGTGCAGAATGTGCGCGACCTCGTCACCTGGCTCCTGCGCGACACGCCGGGCTGGGACCGGCGCACCATCGAGACCTCGATCAAGACCGAGGAAGACAAGCGCATTCCGGTGGCAGATCCGGTTCCGGTCTACTTCACCTATATCTCGGCCTGGTCGACGGGCGATGGCGTCGTGCACTTCCGCGACGACATCTACGGCCGCGACGGCGTCGAAGAGCTTCAGATTTCGACCGCCCTTTAG
- a CDS encoding enoyl-CoA hydratase/isomerase family protein, with protein sequence MERDFGAGDDIRFTRMGKAGIITLTRAQALNAVNHRMIRAIAKALEEWRDDDAVELVIIKGEGRAFSAGGDLQEIYHSGRAGKPDTGFFADEYRLNAAIANYPKPYVALIDGIVMGGGVGLSCHGSHRVMTEKTVFAMPEVGIGFFPDVGGSHILSRLVDSYGQYLALTGNRIGQGDAIWCGLGTHAVASQDLEALTDELSETGKVEAALSRRCRKVPRDIDDATIHVLSEHFSLGTLKDVVASLKEAADKGDEFAGTTLATMETRSPTSLHVTFREIDLGAMLSIEESMRMEFRILNRMLESHDFYEGIRAAIIEKTKDPKWQPARLEDVTKEMVDAYFDPLGEGELEL encoded by the coding sequence GTGGAGCGCGATTTCGGAGCAGGCGACGACATTCGCTTCACGCGGATGGGCAAGGCCGGCATCATCACGCTCACCCGGGCGCAGGCGCTGAACGCCGTCAACCATCGCATGATACGTGCCATTGCGAAGGCGCTGGAGGAATGGCGTGATGACGACGCCGTCGAGCTCGTCATCATCAAGGGCGAGGGCAGGGCCTTTTCGGCCGGCGGCGATCTTCAGGAAATCTACCATTCAGGCAGGGCGGGCAAGCCCGATACCGGATTCTTCGCCGACGAATACCGCCTCAACGCCGCGATTGCGAATTACCCCAAGCCCTATGTGGCGCTGATCGACGGCATCGTCATGGGCGGCGGCGTCGGCCTGTCGTGCCACGGCTCCCACCGCGTCATGACGGAGAAGACCGTCTTTGCCATGCCCGAAGTGGGCATAGGGTTCTTCCCCGACGTCGGCGGAAGCCACATCCTGTCCCGGCTCGTCGACAGCTATGGGCAATATCTGGCGCTCACCGGCAACAGGATCGGCCAGGGCGACGCCATATGGTGCGGCCTTGGAACCCACGCCGTCGCCTCCCAGGACCTGGAGGCGCTGACCGATGAATTGTCGGAGACCGGAAAGGTGGAGGCGGCGCTGTCGCGGCGCTGCCGCAAGGTTCCGCGCGATATCGACGATGCCACGATACATGTCCTGTCCGAGCATTTCTCGCTCGGAACGCTCAAGGACGTGGTAGCCAGCCTGAAGGAAGCGGCCGACAAGGGTGACGAATTCGCCGGCACTACGCTGGCCACCATGGAAACGCGCTCGCCCACCAGTCTTCACGTGACCTTCCGGGAGATCGACCTGGGTGCCATGCTTTCCATCGAGGAGTCCATGCGGATGGAGTTCCGCATTCTCAACCGCATGCTGGAAAGCCACGATTTCTACGAAGGCATTCGCGCCGCCATCATCGAGAAGACCAAGGACCCGAAATGGCAGCCGGCGCGGTTGGAGGACGTCACCAAGGAAATGGTCGATGCCTATTTCGACCCGCTCGGGGAAGGGGAGCTGGAGCTGTGA
- a CDS encoding RDD family protein, translating to MATQTLDGEIMVDRLDDRRLLAGVRTRRVFAFLVDYALILLLMVPLAVVVALLGVLTLGIGWLLFGILFPLTALLYVAATLGGRGQATLGMRLMGIRLERLDGLRVDPVLAVVHTVLFWAANAILTPLVLLATLVLDRKRTLHDLLLGTVVTRTD from the coding sequence ATGGCAACGCAAACCCTGGATGGTGAAATCATGGTCGATCGCCTCGATGACCGGCGGCTCCTGGCCGGCGTGCGCACGCGCCGCGTTTTCGCATTCCTCGTAGACTATGCGTTGATCCTGCTTCTGATGGTGCCGCTTGCCGTCGTCGTCGCGCTGCTGGGTGTGCTGACCTTGGGGATCGGTTGGCTGCTGTTCGGCATCCTCTTTCCCTTGACGGCGCTCCTTTACGTTGCCGCAACGCTGGGCGGACGCGGGCAGGCCACGCTCGGCATGCGATTGATGGGGATCCGGCTCGAGCGGCTGGACGGCCTCCGGGTGGACCCGGTCCTGGCGGTGGTGCACACGGTTCTTTTCTGGGCTGCCAACGCGATCCTGACCCCGCTCGTCCTGCTCGCCACGCTCGTTCTCGACCGCAAGCGCACCCTGCACGACCTGCTCTTGGGCACCGTGGTCACGCGCACCGACTAA
- a CDS encoding DUF6163 family protein, whose amino-acid sequence MTHEEAAGPAARPSSLDFGYELLLRMVAISCLVFGVGYWVRLLGFFEGPHWRFDLMPMYWQATAVPLAVLFPFAAIGLWALASWGPVVWVLCASMEAVMYAGFPHLYGDRPWLVLFHALVAVLYIALRAAFALRSRKAH is encoded by the coding sequence GTGACCCACGAGGAGGCGGCGGGCCCGGCCGCGCGCCCGAGCTCGCTTGACTTCGGCTACGAACTTCTTCTCCGCATGGTGGCCATATCGTGCCTGGTCTTCGGAGTCGGCTATTGGGTGCGGCTTCTCGGCTTCTTCGAGGGTCCCCACTGGCGCTTCGATCTGATGCCCATGTATTGGCAGGCGACCGCCGTGCCGTTGGCGGTTCTGTTTCCCTTCGCCGCCATCGGCCTTTGGGCGCTCGCTTCCTGGGGCCCCGTCGTGTGGGTCCTGTGCGCGTCGATGGAAGCGGTCATGTATGCGGGCTTTCCTCATCTTTACGGCGACAGGCCCTGGCTCGTCCTTTTCCACGCGCTGGTCGCCGTCCTCTACATCGCCCTGCGTGCGGCCTTTGCGCTGCGCAGCCGCAAGGCGCATTAA
- the nrdR gene encoding transcriptional regulator NrdR: MRCPYCQSEDTQVKDSRPAEDGVAIRRRRACPDCGGRFTTFERVQLRDLVVVKRSGRKVPFDRDKLARSFDIALRKRNVEPERIERAVSGIVRQLENSGESEVASDEVGLLVMEALKSLDDVAYVRYASVYRNFREAKDFQDVLGELTVEPDAE, from the coding sequence ATGCGCTGTCCCTATTGCCAGTCCGAAGATACGCAGGTGAAGGATTCGCGCCCCGCCGAAGATGGCGTCGCCATCCGCCGCCGGCGCGCCTGTCCCGATTGCGGCGGCCGCTTCACAACCTTCGAGCGGGTGCAACTGCGTGATCTCGTGGTGGTAAAGCGTTCCGGGCGGAAGGTTCCCTTCGACCGGGACAAACTCGCCCGTTCCTTCGACATCGCCCTACGCAAACGCAATGTCGAGCCCGAGCGCATAGAGCGCGCCGTCTCCGGCATCGTGCGCCAGCTGGAGAATTCCGGCGAGAGCGAGGTTGCTTCCGACGAGGTGGGCCTTCTGGTCATGGAAGCGCTGAAGTCGCTCGATGATGTGGCCTATGTGCGCTACGCCTCGGTGTATCGCAACTTCCGCGAGGCCAAGGACTTCCAAGACGTGCTTGGCGAACTGACGGTCGAGCCGGACGCGGAATGA
- a CDS encoding riboflavin synthase, whose translation MFTGIVTDVGKVASLRPLDQGVRLRIETAYDPLTIDIGASIACAGVCLTVVALPGQGSNERWFEVEAWEEALRLTTASQWNEGTRLNLERALKVGDELGGHIVSGHVDGTAQIIERRQEGDAVRFRLRAPHELSRFIAPKGSVALDGTSLTVNQVSGDEFDVLLIQHSLSVTTWGERDAGDRVNLEIDTMARYAARLAEAAKEA comes from the coding sequence ATGTTCACCGGCATCGTCACGGATGTGGGAAAGGTCGCCTCGTTGCGCCCCCTGGACCAGGGCGTGCGTCTGCGCATCGAGACGGCCTATGACCCTCTGACCATCGATATCGGAGCTTCGATCGCCTGCGCCGGGGTCTGCCTGACCGTGGTGGCGCTGCCGGGCCAGGGTTCCAACGAGCGCTGGTTCGAGGTTGAGGCCTGGGAAGAAGCGCTTCGGCTGACGACAGCCTCCCAGTGGAACGAAGGGACGCGGCTCAATCTGGAGCGCGCGCTGAAGGTCGGCGACGAGCTGGGAGGTCACATCGTCTCCGGCCACGTCGACGGCACCGCACAAATCATCGAACGCAGGCAGGAGGGCGATGCCGTGCGCTTCCGGCTGCGCGCCCCGCACGAGCTTTCCCGGTTCATCGCGCCGAAGGGCTCGGTCGCTCTTGACGGAACGTCGCTGACGGTAAATCAGGTGTCCGGTGATGAATTCGACGTTCTGCTCATCCAGCATTCCCTTTCGGTGACGACGTGGGGCGAGCGCGATGCCGGTGACCGCGTCAATCTCGAAATCGACACCATGGCGCGTTATGCCGCGCGGCTTGCCGAAGCCGCCAAAGAAGCATAA
- a CDS encoding SLC13 family permease, which produces MADFHLWATYAIIVCTIAAYVSERFTLELVALASLVAFLALFAFVPYENGEGLAPEALLAGFSNPALATVLALLIVGQGLFATDALDRPARLLAKSAGGSSARTIVITLMTAAALSAVLNNTPVVVIFIPVLIVFAAQRSFAVSKALMPLSFMSILGGMTTLIGSSTNLLVAGVAAESGIAIGFFDITVPGVILAAAGGFYVLVIMPRILRDSSSETTFKQVQSGTQFIGEIHIGPGHPFTGIESRAGMFPGLGDLTPRLIVRRGMIFHPPFENVVISQGDRLIVTATRRAFTQALSRGAASHQQAADDPATPPGPDYHIAEAVIPPGSRHAGRTIRNAGIETEHGVYMLGVQRKSRMGRTPVADIRLEPGDTILIGGSDRAFEDLRESHDLLVLEWSAEPVPQRRKAGIAFAIFAAIVIIAALELAPIVATAITGAFAMIATGCLSLAQAGRAFDRQIFLLVGSSIAAATALEQTGGAMLIADTAVELLKDHSAVVMLSGYFAVVAVLTNLLSNNATAVLFTPIGIGIAEAIGARPEVFVVATIFAANASFATPIGYQTNLLVMGPGHYSFRDFMKAGVPLVIIIWLTFSFVGPWYYGL; this is translated from the coding sequence ATGGCCGATTTCCATCTGTGGGCGACCTATGCAATCATCGTCTGCACCATCGCAGCCTATGTCAGCGAACGCTTCACGCTCGAGCTGGTGGCTCTGGCCAGCCTCGTGGCGTTTCTGGCCCTTTTTGCCTTCGTTCCTTATGAAAATGGCGAAGGGCTGGCGCCGGAGGCACTCCTGGCCGGCTTCTCCAATCCGGCGCTGGCCACGGTTCTTGCACTACTGATCGTCGGTCAGGGGCTGTTCGCCACCGACGCGCTGGACCGCCCGGCGCGCCTTTTGGCAAAGTCCGCCGGCGGGTCGAGCGCCCGCACCATCGTCATCACGCTGATGACCGCAGCGGCGCTGAGCGCCGTGCTCAACAACACCCCTGTGGTGGTGATCTTCATCCCCGTCCTTATCGTCTTCGCGGCGCAACGCAGCTTTGCCGTCTCCAAGGCGCTGATGCCGCTGTCGTTCATGTCCATCCTGGGCGGCATGACCACGCTGATCGGTTCTTCGACGAACCTGCTGGTCGCCGGCGTCGCCGCCGAATCGGGAATAGCGATCGGATTTTTCGACATAACGGTTCCCGGCGTGATCCTGGCGGCGGCCGGCGGCTTTTACGTGCTTGTCATCATGCCGCGCATTCTGCGGGATTCGAGCAGCGAGACGACCTTCAAGCAGGTCCAGTCGGGCACCCAGTTCATCGGCGAAATCCACATCGGGCCGGGACATCCATTCACGGGCATCGAATCGCGGGCCGGAATGTTTCCGGGCCTGGGCGACCTGACGCCCCGGCTGATCGTGCGGCGGGGCATGATCTTTCACCCGCCGTTCGAGAATGTCGTGATCTCGCAGGGCGACCGATTGATCGTGACGGCGACCCGGCGGGCCTTCACACAGGCGCTGTCGCGCGGCGCGGCCAGTCACCAGCAGGCGGCGGACGACCCGGCTACCCCTCCGGGCCCCGACTATCACATTGCCGAAGCCGTCATCCCGCCCGGCTCCCGTCATGCAGGGCGCACGATCCGCAATGCAGGCATCGAAACCGAGCATGGCGTGTACATGCTGGGTGTGCAGCGCAAGAGCCGCATGGGCCGCACGCCCGTTGCCGACATTCGCCTGGAACCGGGCGACACCATCCTCATCGGCGGGTCCGACAGGGCTTTCGAGGATCTGCGCGAAAGCCACGATCTGCTGGTTCTGGAATGGTCGGCCGAGCCCGTGCCGCAGCGGCGAAAGGCAGGCATCGCCTTCGCCATTTTTGCGGCAATCGTCATCATCGCGGCGCTCGAGCTGGCGCCCATTGTTGCCACCGCCATCACCGGCGCATTCGCCATGATCGCCACCGGCTGCCTTTCGCTGGCGCAGGCCGGCCGCGCCTTCGATCGGCAGATATTCCTTCTGGTCGGCTCGTCGATCGCGGCGGCGACTGCGCTGGAGCAGACCGGCGGGGCAATGCTCATCGCGGATACGGCCGTGGAACTGTTGAAGGACCACAGCGCCGTGGTGATGCTGTCGGGCTACTTCGCGGTGGTCGCAGTGCTGACCAACCTTTTGTCGAACAACGCCACCGCGGTGCTCTTCACTCCGATCGGCATCGGCATAGCGGAAGCGATCGGCGCACGGCCAGAGGTCTTCGTGGTGGCCACCATCTTCGCCGCCAATGCCTCCTTTGCAACGCCGATCGGCTACCAGACCAATCTTCTGGTCATGGGGCCGGGGCACTATTCATTCCGCGACTTCATGAAGGCCGGCGTGCCGCTTGTGATTATAATTTGGTTGACCTTTTCCTTCGTCGGTCCATGGTATTATGGGCTTTGA
- the ribD gene encoding bifunctional diaminohydroxyphosphoribosylaminopyrimidine deaminase/5-amino-6-(5-phosphoribosylamino)uracil reductase RibD — protein MPGRTDEADRRFMAAAIRYSRRHLGLTGTNPSVATLIVADDGGGPAVVGRGITSLGGRPHAEPQAIAEAGERARGATAYVTLEPCAHHGRTPPCAEALVTAGIARVVGAAADPDHRVSGRGYAILRKAGIEVVEGVLADAAADLMRGYLTRSVKKRPQVILKLALSADAKIGLEGAGQVPITAAIARSQVHAMRAEADAILVGIGTALADDPSLTCRLPGLEARSPVRIVIDRKMRLPLDSALVQTARQVPVLVTAAGDMQERRGPLTAAGVGFIAAEVHEDHIALPELLEDLAERGYATLLVEGGAFTAEAFLAEELVDRIVLFTGPEKIGPRGIAAPVDPDHIPAGFSLHRQAVFGADGYFEYVRNG, from the coding sequence ATGCCGGGGCGCACTGATGAGGCCGACCGCCGCTTCATGGCAGCCGCCATCCGCTATTCGCGGCGTCATCTGGGCCTGACCGGCACCAATCCCTCCGTTGCGACCTTGATCGTCGCCGACGATGGCGGCGGCCCGGCGGTCGTCGGGCGTGGCATTACCAGCCTTGGCGGAAGGCCCCATGCAGAGCCCCAGGCCATCGCCGAGGCCGGCGAACGGGCGCGTGGCGCAACCGCCTATGTCACGCTCGAGCCCTGCGCCCACCATGGCCGCACGCCGCCTTGCGCCGAGGCCCTGGTGACCGCGGGCATAGCGCGTGTCGTCGGCGCGGCGGCCGACCCGGACCACCGGGTAAGCGGCCGCGGCTACGCCATTCTGCGGAAGGCCGGCATCGAGGTCGTGGAAGGCGTGCTTGCCGACGCTGCCGCAGATCTCATGCGCGGCTACCTCACGCGTTCGGTAAAGAAGCGGCCGCAAGTGATTCTCAAACTGGCCCTTTCAGCCGATGCTAAGATTGGTCTGGAAGGGGCGGGGCAGGTTCCCATCACCGCTGCCATCGCGCGCAGTCAGGTCCATGCCATGCGCGCCGAGGCGGATGCGATACTGGTCGGGATAGGCACGGCCCTTGCGGACGACCCGTCGCTGACATGCAGGCTGCCGGGCCTGGAGGCTCGCTCGCCGGTACGCATCGTGATCGACCGGAAAATGCGGCTGCCGCTCGATTCCGCGCTCGTGCAGACCGCGAGGCAAGTGCCGGTCCTGGTCACCGCCGCGGGCGATATGCAGGAGCGCAGAGGGCCGCTCACCGCCGCCGGCGTCGGTTTCATCGCGGCCGAAGTGCACGAGGATCACATCGCTCTGCCGGAACTGCTGGAGGATCTGGCCGAGCGCGGTTATGCCACGCTCCTCGTCGAGGGCGGCGCCTTCACCGCGGAGGCCTTTCTGGCCGAGGAGCTGGTAGACCGCATCGTGCTCTTCACGGGACCGGAGAAAATCGGCCCCCGGGGCATTGCCGCGCCGGTCGATCCGGACCATATCCCGGCGGGATTCTCGCTCCACCGGCAGGCGGTTTTCGGCGCGGACGGCTACTTCGAATATGTGAGGAACGGCTGA
- the ldtR gene encoding transcriptional regulator LdtR, which yields MINSRPAKEPLSGSEEREDALRSLYLESLQLVEKLHRRLLDVIKDEFERQGRSDINAIQALLLFNIGSAELTAGELRSRGYYLGSNVSYNLKKLVDMGFIHHQRSRVDRRSVRVSLTPKGQEIAKVVSKLYDRHTGSIEQVGGINADEFRQMNRALQRLDRFWNDTIAYRM from the coding sequence ATGATCAACTCGCGACCCGCGAAAGAACCGCTGTCTGGAAGTGAAGAACGTGAAGACGCGCTTCGTTCCCTCTACCTCGAATCGCTCCAACTCGTCGAGAAGCTGCACCGCCGCCTGCTCGACGTGATCAAGGACGAATTCGAGCGCCAGGGGCGCAGCGACATCAACGCCATTCAGGCCTTGCTTCTGTTCAACATCGGCAGCGCCGAGCTGACGGCAGGCGAGCTTCGCTCGCGCGGCTATTATCTCGGCTCCAACGTGTCGTACAACCTGAAGAAGCTCGTCGACATGGGCTTCATCCACCATCAGCGCTCGCGCGTCGACCGCCGGTCGGTTCGCGTCAGCCTGACACCCAAGGGGCAGGAAATCGCCAAGGTGGTTTCCAAGCTCTATGATCGTCACACCGGTTCGATCGAACAGGTCGGCGGCATCAATGCGGACGAGTTCCGCCAGATGAACCGCGCCCTCCAGCGGCTCGACCGCTTCTGGAACGACACGATCGCCTACCGCATGTGA